In Arthrobacter citreus, a single genomic region encodes these proteins:
- the dnaI gene encoding primosomal protein DnaI, giving the protein MEPIQNAFSALMKNKQFQDTFQKMQQEVRSHPKIVSFLNEHRTEITDKMIDSSLIKLYEYIGQSVNCEDCPSFSECKNMVHGYHPHLIIQGKRIDVQYDRCPNGIKNDKRKKHESLIKCMYLPKDVLQASMFNLSLEDPGRFEAISAARQFIMNYEKGKMTQGLYLHGPFGVGKTFILGAIANELAEEEIASMLVYLPEFLREIKSSISDGTLEEKIEAVKKVEILMLDDIGAEQMSSWARDEILGTILQYRMLEKLPTFFTSNADLSQLEHHLTYSQRGEEERVKAARIVDRVKFLAKPVKISGTNLRHS; this is encoded by the coding sequence GTGGAACCAATTCAAAACGCATTTAGTGCATTAATGAAGAATAAACAATTCCAGGACACATTTCAAAAAATGCAACAAGAAGTCCGTAGTCACCCAAAAATTGTTTCGTTTTTAAATGAGCATAGAACTGAAATTACGGATAAAATGATTGATAGTAGCTTAATCAAACTTTATGAGTACATTGGCCAAAGTGTAAATTGTGAAGACTGTCCATCTTTTAGCGAATGCAAAAATATGGTGCATGGATATCATCCTCATTTGATTATTCAAGGGAAGCGAATCGATGTTCAATACGATCGTTGCCCAAACGGTATTAAAAATGACAAACGCAAAAAACACGAGTCATTGATTAAATGTATGTATTTACCAAAAGATGTACTGCAAGCTTCTATGTTTAATTTGTCATTAGAAGACCCTGGCCGTTTTGAAGCAATTTCAGCAGCAAGACAGTTTATTATGAATTATGAAAAGGGAAAAATGACGCAAGGTTTATATTTACATGGTCCATTTGGTGTTGGGAAAACTTTTATCCTTGGGGCTATTGCAAATGAATTAGCAGAGGAAGAAATTGCTTCGATGCTCGTTTATTTACCTGAATTTTTACGTGAAATAAAAAGCTCTATTAGCGATGGGACATTAGAAGAAAAAATTGAAGCTGTAAAAAAAGTAGAAATTCTTATGTTAGATGATATTGGCGCCGAACAAATGTCTAGTTGGGCAAGAGACGAAATATTAGGTACGATTCTTCAATATCGTATGTTAGAAAAACTGCCTACATTCTTTACATCTAACGCCGATTTAAGTCAATTAGAACATCATTTGACATACTCTCAGCGTGGAGAGGAAGAAAGAGTGAAAGCTGCCCGTATTGTCGATCGAGTAAAATTTTTAGCAAAACCAGTTAAGATTTCAGGAACTAATTTAAGACATTCATAA
- the rpmI gene encoding 50S ribosomal protein L35 gives MPKMKTHRGSAKRFKKTGSGKLKRGRAYTSHLFANKSTKAKRKLRKASLVSKGDFKRIRFMLTNMK, from the coding sequence ATGCCTAAAATGAAAACTCACCGTGGTTCAGCAAAACGTTTTAAAAAGACTGGATCTGGTAAATTAAAACGTGGTCGTGCTTACACAAGCCACTTATTCGCTAACAAATCTACAAAAGCAAAACGTAAATTACGTAAAGCTTCATTAGTAAGTAAAGGCGATTTCAAACGTATCCGCTTTATGCTTACAAACATGAAATAA
- a CDS encoding glyceraldehyde-3-phosphate dehydrogenase has product MVNVAINGFGRIGRMVFRQAIKNGDYNIVAINASYPSETLAHLIKYDTVHGKFDGEVIANADHLIVDGKRVELISERNPELLPWNELNVDIVIEATGKFNDAEKAKMHITAGAQKVILTAPGKKEDITVVIGVNDDQLDLEKHHIISNASCTTNCLAPVVKVLDEQFGIVNGLMTTVHSFTNDQKNIDNPHKDLRRARACSQSIIPTTTGAAKALSKVLPHLNGKLHGMALRVPTPNVSLVDLVVDLKREVTVDDINEVFETASKGSMSGIIEYCNEPLVSIDFNTNTHSAIIDALSTMVIDGTKVKVLAWYDNEWGYSRRVVDLVSIVASKIKKLETV; this is encoded by the coding sequence ATGGTAAATGTAGCAATAAATGGATTTGGTCGAATCGGACGCATGGTTTTCCGTCAAGCAATTAAAAATGGTGATTATAATATAGTAGCGATTAATGCAAGCTATCCTTCTGAAACTTTAGCGCACTTAATTAAGTATGACACAGTTCACGGTAAATTTGATGGTGAAGTTATTGCAAACGCAGATCATTTAATCGTTGATGGAAAGCGTGTGGAACTAATTAGCGAAAGAAATCCTGAGTTACTTCCATGGAACGAGCTAAATGTTGATATAGTTATAGAAGCAACAGGTAAATTTAATGATGCTGAAAAAGCAAAAATGCACATTACTGCTGGAGCGCAAAAAGTAATTTTAACTGCACCTGGTAAAAAAGAAGATATTACAGTAGTAATTGGAGTAAATGATGATCAATTAGATTTAGAAAAACATCATATTATTTCAAATGCATCATGTACTACTAACTGTTTAGCGCCAGTTGTAAAAGTACTTGATGAGCAATTCGGTATTGTAAACGGCTTAATGACAACAGTTCATTCATTTACAAATGATCAAAAAAATATCGATAATCCTCATAAGGATTTACGACGTGCACGTGCTTGTAGTCAGTCAATTATTCCAACAACTACAGGGGCAGCTAAAGCATTATCTAAAGTACTTCCACACTTAAATGGAAAATTACATGGTATGGCTTTACGTGTTCCTACTCCAAACGTTTCTCTTGTTGACTTAGTTGTTGATTTAAAGAGAGAAGTAACAGTTGACGATATTAATGAAGTATTTGAAACAGCATCAAAAGGTTCAATGAGCGGAATTATTGAATACTGCAATGAGCCATTAGTATCAATTGATTTTAATACAAATACACATTCTGCAATTATTGATGCTCTTTCTACTATGGTAATCGATGGTACAAAAGTAAAAGTATTAGCTTGGTACGATAATGAGTGGGGCTATTCAAGACGTGTAGTTGACTTAGTGTCAATCGTTGCATCAAAAATAAAAAAGCTTGAAACGGTTTAA
- a CDS encoding MBL fold metallo-hydrolase has protein sequence MILFQNDNVTVFQSVLFQTNSTVVATDDCIIIVDPTWLPHEINEIKEYVESIKNNRPIYLYFTHGDFDHIIGYNAFPNAQTIGSENLHNHPEKEIKVSKIRQFYNDNYINHVEPIEFPRVDLIISEEGQEIKIGQTTLRFYNAPGHTQDGLFLYIENLGIWITGDYLSDFELPIVFDSVKSYYNTLDKAEELISTFELTLLIPGHGQVSSNKKEINRRIELGRNYLKRLQNAVQEMNEAEIDSLEKEFLFPSGFTKYCHESNVNNMKKEFGLV, from the coding sequence ATGATCTTATTTCAAAATGACAATGTCACAGTATTTCAAAGTGTATTATTTCAAACAAACTCAACTGTCGTAGCAACTGACGACTGTATAATTATAGTTGATCCGACTTGGTTACCTCATGAAATAAATGAGATAAAAGAGTATGTTGAATCAATTAAGAATAATCGCCCAATTTATTTATATTTTACTCATGGAGATTTTGATCATATCATTGGCTATAATGCATTTCCAAATGCTCAAACAATTGGAAGTGAAAACTTACATAACCATCCCGAAAAAGAAATTAAAGTATCAAAAATTCGTCAATTCTATAATGATAATTATATTAATCATGTGGAACCAATTGAATTTCCAAGAGTTGATTTGATTATTAGTGAAGAAGGTCAGGAAATCAAAATCGGGCAGACTACGTTAAGATTTTATAATGCTCCGGGGCACACTCAAGATGGTTTATTTCTCTATATTGAAAATTTAGGTATATGGATTACAGGAGATTATTTATCTGACTTTGAGTTACCGATCGTATTTGATAGCGTGAAGAGTTACTACAATACATTAGATAAGGCAGAGGAACTAATTAGTACTTTTGAACTTACATTATTAATTCCAGGTCATGGTCAAGTTTCATCAAATAAAAAAGAAATAAACAGAAGGATTGAACTAGGTAGAAATTACTTAAAAAGACTTCAAAATGCTGTACAGGAAATGAATGAAGCAGAAATAGATTCATTAGAAAAAGAATTTTTATTTCCTTCTGGCTTCACAAAATATTGTCATGAATCAAATGTTAATAACATGAAAAAAGAATTCGGCTTAGTTTAA
- a CDS encoding putative sporulation protein YtxC — MIEIFFNEPIDAAYVYERLQKRLKKQSRPYFLRRHKINTILITFPQNTEDLIKSILVPTLVQFILLQKEDKWIQSILHTSFFYEEDEQSQIIPIAQSLLRGTRRSIPNQKKIRRSKHLVSHALSTYLKDGVNFSFDSFITFRLKEYYKQLAYVCEIAIDEYKLENEYQNLIESLRQQVLKTDALIPHVHIVYDGKFCVYDHLFLPLSKEVLKGYGKQVGNRDYIDNELILPLTAIAPKRIHLYTSSVDISLIITLQNIFQERVLIHTLQEFSQEKLK; from the coding sequence GTGATTGAAATTTTTTTCAATGAACCCATTGATGCAGCTTATGTCTACGAACGATTACAAAAACGCTTAAAAAAGCAATCGAGACCATACTTTTTAAGAAGACACAAAATCAATACAATTTTAATCACATTTCCTCAAAACACTGAAGATTTAATAAAAAGTATTTTAGTTCCGACACTAGTACAATTTATTTTACTTCAAAAAGAAGATAAATGGATTCAGTCCATTTTACATACATCTTTTTTCTATGAGGAAGACGAGCAAAGTCAAATCATTCCAATCGCACAATCATTATTAAGAGGAACTAGACGGAGCATTCCAAATCAGAAAAAAATTCGTAGGAGTAAGCATTTAGTATCACATGCGCTTTCTACCTATTTAAAAGATGGAGTAAACTTCAGTTTTGATTCATTTATTACATTTCGTTTGAAAGAATATTATAAACAGTTAGCTTATGTTTGTGAAATTGCGATCGACGAATACAAATTAGAAAATGAGTATCAAAATCTTATTGAAAGCTTAAGACAGCAGGTTCTTAAAACAGATGCGCTCATTCCTCATGTGCATATCGTTTATGACGGGAAGTTTTGTGTATATGATCATCTTTTTTTACCACTCTCTAAAGAGGTGTTAAAAGGATATGGTAAGCAAGTAGGAAATAGGGATTATATAGATAATGAATTAATATTGCCTTTAACTGCGATAGCTCCTAAAAGAATCCATTTATACACTTCATCAGTTGATATCTCATTAATTATTACATTACAAAATATATTTCAAGAACGAGTCCTAATACATACATTACAAGAGTTTTCGCAGGAAAAATTGAAATGA
- the rplT gene encoding 50S ribosomal protein L20, whose translation MPRVKGGTVTRARRKKVIKLAKGYYGSKHTLFKVANQQVMKSLMYAYRDRRQKKRDFRKLWITRINAAARMNGLSYSRLMHGLKLAGIEVNRKMLADLAVADEKAFAELANAAKANLK comes from the coding sequence ATGCCAAGAGTTAAAGGCGGTACAGTTACACGCGCTCGTCGTAAAAAGGTTATTAAATTAGCAAAAGGTTATTACGGTTCTAAACATACATTATTCAAAGTTGCAAACCAACAAGTTATGAAATCATTAATGTATGCTTACCGTGACCGTCGTCAAAAGAAACGTGATTTCCGTAAATTATGGATCACTCGTATCAACGCGGCTGCTCGTATGAACGGACTTTCTTACAGCCGTTTAATGCACGGTTTAAAATTAGCTGGTATCGAAGTTAACCGTAAAATGTTAGCAGATCTAGCTGTAGCTGACGAAAAAGCATTTGCTGAATTAGCAAACGCTGCTAAAGCTAACTTAAAATAA
- the ytaF gene encoding sporulation membrane protein YtaF, with amino-acid sequence MVNMLSLILLACALSLDSCSVGFTYGLRKVRIPLKSIITIASCSGIILMTSMGIGHAITDFFSPVIAKRIGGIVLVGIGLWVLFQFYRSNKNASSAAEEKNEIEDKGIDWEFEILGVVVKILKKPTTADIDRSGSINGLEALLLGFALSLDAFGAGIGASLLGFSPLLTAFVTSTASALFLLFGMKLGNVLSKTLWLQKLTFLPGIFLILIGLLKM; translated from the coding sequence ATGGTAAATATGCTATCATTAATACTACTAGCATGCGCGCTAAGTTTAGATAGCTGCAGTGTTGGATTTACTTATGGACTTCGAAAAGTAAGAATTCCTTTAAAATCAATTATTACAATTGCATCTTGTTCAGGGATTATACTAATGACATCAATGGGCATTGGGCATGCAATTACAGACTTTTTCTCACCAGTAATCGCTAAAAGAATCGGAGGAATTGTACTTGTAGGTATAGGTTTGTGGGTACTTTTTCAATTTTACCGATCGAATAAAAACGCTAGTTCAGCAGCGGAAGAAAAAAATGAGATTGAAGATAAAGGGATTGACTGGGAATTTGAAATTTTAGGTGTGGTCGTAAAAATATTAAAGAAGCCTACAACTGCAGATATAGATCGTTCTGGAAGTATTAATGGATTGGAAGCGTTGTTACTTGGTTTTGCACTTTCACTTGATGCATTTGGTGCTGGGATCGGTGCATCATTACTTGGATTTTCTCCATTATTGACAGCATTTGTAACATCAACTGCTAGTGCATTATTTTTATTATTTGGTATGAAATTAGGAAATGTGTTATCGAAAACATTATGGCTTCAAAAATTAACTTTTTTACCAGGCATATTTTTAATATTAATTGGATTATTGAAGATGTAA
- the nrdR gene encoding transcriptional regulator NrdR, whose product MRCPTCNFNGTRVLDSRPVDEGRSIRRRRECEECQHRFTTFERVEDNPILVVKKEGAREEFSKDKMLRGLIKACEKRPVSLSQLEDIIHSIEKELKNSGTSEVPSEVLGEMVMEHLSKVDEVAYVRFASVYRQFKDINVFIDELKDLISKERGKDE is encoded by the coding sequence ATGAGATGTCCAACGTGTAACTTTAATGGGACAAGAGTACTTGATAGTAGACCAGTTGATGAAGGTCGTTCAATTAGAAGAAGACGTGAATGTGAAGAATGTCAGCATCGTTTTACAACTTTTGAGCGAGTTGAAGATAATCCTATTTTAGTTGTAAAAAAAGAGGGAGCTCGTGAAGAATTTAGTAAAGATAAGATGTTAAGGGGACTGATTAAAGCATGTGAGAAACGCCCTGTCTCTTTATCTCAGCTAGAGGACATTATTCATAGCATTGAAAAAGAACTGAAAAATAGTGGAACATCTGAAGTTCCAAGTGAAGTTCTAGGAGAAATGGTCATGGAGCATTTATCAAAGGTTGATGAAGTTGCATACGTACGATTTGCGTCTGTTTATCGTCAATTTAAAGATATTAATGTATTCATTGATGAATTAAAAGATTTAATTAGCAAAGAGCGAGGTAAAGACGAATAA
- a CDS encoding dephospho-CoA kinase — translation MGKIFGLTGSIASGKSTVSNFLKQLNVPIVDADVIAKEVVEIGQPAYEMIKEAFGSEILLESGEINRPLLGSIIFNNKEKRLQLNGIVHPEVRREMKKQADRYINQGEPLVILDIPLLYEGNSIELVEKVIVVTVSEENQLKRLMERNGLSKEDALLRIGSQIPVKEKADRADYVIDNNGDLEDTKRQVKDLLNKII, via the coding sequence ATGGGTAAAATTTTTGGACTGACTGGTAGTATTGCAAGTGGCAAAAGTACTGTTTCTAATTTTTTAAAACAATTAAATGTTCCAATTGTAGATGCAGATGTAATTGCTAAAGAAGTAGTTGAAATTGGACAACCTGCATATGAAATGATCAAAGAAGCTTTCGGAAGTGAGATTCTATTAGAGTCTGGAGAAATTAACAGACCACTTCTTGGAAGTATTATTTTTAATAATAAAGAAAAGCGCTTACAACTTAATGGAATTGTACATCCCGAAGTCAGACGAGAAATGAAGAAACAAGCAGACAGGTACATAAATCAAGGTGAACCACTTGTTATTTTAGATATACCACTTTTATATGAAGGTAACTCAATTGAATTGGTGGAGAAGGTAATCGTGGTAACTGTGTCTGAAGAAAATCAACTAAAACGGTTGATGGAACGTAATGGATTATCGAAAGAGGATGCACTATTACGTATAGGGTCACAAATACCTGTAAAGGAAAAAGCTGATAGGGCTGACTATGTAATTGATAATAATGGTGACCTTGAGGATACAAAAAGACAAGTAAAAGACCTATTAAATAAAATTATTTAA
- the infC gene encoding translation initiation factor IF-3 produces the protein MMVNDGIRAREVRLIGPNGDQLGIKTKQEALELASNVNLDLVMVAPTAKPPVCRIMDYGKFRFEQQKKDKESRKNQKIISMKEVRLSPTIDEHDFNTKLRNAIKFLEKGDKVKASIRFKGRAITHKEIGQRVLDRFSTACAEVATVESHPKMDGRSMFLVLAPKNEK, from the coding sequence ATGATGGTAAACGATGGAATTCGTGCTCGTGAAGTTCGATTAATTGGTCCTAACGGAGATCAACTTGGAATCAAGACTAAACAAGAGGCTCTTGAGTTAGCTTCGAATGTTAATCTTGATCTAGTGATGGTAGCACCAACGGCTAAACCACCTGTATGTCGTATTATGGACTACGGTAAATTCCGTTTCGAGCAACAAAAGAAAGACAAAGAGAGTCGTAAAAACCAAAAAATTATTAGCATGAAAGAAGTTCGTTTAAGTCCTACAATTGATGAACATGACTTTAACACAAAGCTTCGTAATGCAATTAAGTTCTTAGAAAAAGGCGATAAAGTTAAAGCGTCTATTCGTTTCAAAGGACGCGCTATTACGCATAAGGAAATTGGACAACGAGTACTTGATCGTTTCTCAACTGCTTGTGCAGAAGTTGCAACTGTTGAGTCACACCCTAAAATGGACGGTCGTAGTATGTTCTTAGTCTTAGCACCTAAAAACGAAAAGTAA
- a CDS encoding S-adenosylmethionine decarboxylase proenzyme, whose product MDTMGRHVISELWGCNTEKLNDMKFIEETFVDAALRSGAEVREVAFHKFAPHGVSGVVIISESHLTIHSFPEHGYASIDVYTCGDRIDPNVAANFIAEALEADTRENVELPRGMGPIQVNNVKVVNGN is encoded by the coding sequence ATGGATACTATGGGTCGTCACGTCATTTCAGAATTATGGGGATGCAATACAGAAAAATTAAATGATATGAAATTTATTGAGGAAACTTTTGTTGATGCTGCGTTACGCTCTGGTGCAGAAGTTCGTGAAGTTGCTTTTCACAAGTTCGCTCCTCATGGCGTTAGTGGTGTCGTAATCATTTCAGAATCACACTTAACTATTCACAGTTTTCCTGAGCATGGTTATGCAAGTATTGATGTTTACACTTGCGGTGATAGAATTGATCCAAATGTAGCTGCAAACTTTATCGCAGAGGCTTTAGAAGCTGATACTCGCGAAAACGTTGAGCTACCAAGAGGAATGGGTCCCATTCAAGTTAATAATGTAAAAGTTGTAAACGGTAACTAA
- a CDS encoding Replication initiation and membrane attachment protein, whose protein sequence is MSIDKQHWMDVLPADPYTVTAAGYLHNFHRQVLTMLYQPIIGSQALSLYMTLWGECEQTDLHPNTLTHHSLMLGMKNNLKSIYEQRLILEGIGLLKVYEGFENSTKKLLYELQSPLDPHSFFEDPILNIFLFKTIGKTQYQRTKNFFSRQAFSKDGFREISRSFDSVFQTITVEQLNEIQQSNDLSTSNDTKILQDSQSVKISVKMEEFDYDLFLDGLSDSFVPKRSFTSDVKETILKLAFLYGINPIQMKTIVMRSLNEENKINIETLRLEARDWYQFQHHEALPTIVEKVQPIQHRQMGNEQPTTQEEKLIHCFETISPRQYLKEISGGAEPSEADLKIIEEIMIEQKLLPGVANVLIDYVMIRLDKKLSRNYVIKIASHWARKGVTTVKQAMDLARKEFEETKQSATAAKTRTNNRRNKAIRTEIVPDWLQPNTTTEVPKDSVAMNSTNDSSIDEERKRLEKELEMFKNKKKR, encoded by the coding sequence ATGTCTATTGATAAGCAACATTGGATGGATGTTCTTCCTGCGGATCCTTATACTGTAACGGCAGCAGGCTATTTACATAATTTTCATAGACAAGTTTTGACGATGTTGTATCAGCCGATTATTGGTAGTCAAGCTTTAAGTTTATATATGACACTTTGGGGTGAATGTGAGCAAACGGACCTCCACCCTAATACATTAACACATCATTCACTAATGCTTGGAATGAAAAATAATTTAAAATCAATTTATGAACAAAGATTAATCCTTGAAGGAATTGGCTTACTTAAAGTTTATGAAGGGTTTGAAAACAGTACGAAAAAGCTTCTTTATGAGCTTCAATCTCCGCTAGATCCTCATTCTTTTTTCGAAGATCCTATTCTAAATATCTTTCTGTTTAAAACAATTGGGAAAACACAATATCAACGAACAAAAAACTTTTTTAGTAGACAAGCATTTTCGAAAGATGGCTTTCGTGAGATATCTAGATCGTTTGATTCAGTATTTCAAACCATTACGGTAGAGCAATTAAATGAAATTCAGCAAAGTAACGATCTTTCCACTTCAAATGATACGAAAATATTACAAGACAGTCAGTCTGTTAAAATTTCTGTGAAAATGGAAGAGTTTGATTATGATTTATTTTTAGACGGTCTCTCAGATTCGTTTGTTCCGAAACGTTCATTTACTTCAGACGTAAAAGAAACCATTTTAAAACTTGCATTTTTATATGGAATAAATCCTATTCAAATGAAAACAATTGTAATGCGTTCACTGAATGAAGAAAATAAAATTAATATAGAGACACTTCGTTTAGAAGCAAGAGATTGGTACCAATTCCAGCATCACGAAGCTTTACCTACGATTGTTGAAAAGGTTCAGCCAATTCAACATAGACAAATGGGGAATGAACAGCCAACAACTCAAGAAGAAAAATTAATTCATTGCTTTGAAACAATATCTCCCCGTCAATATTTAAAGGAGATATCTGGTGGAGCTGAACCAAGTGAAGCTGATTTGAAGATAATTGAAGAAATTATGATCGAACAAAAACTTCTACCTGGCGTAGCGAATGTGTTAATCGATTACGTAATGATTCGTTTAGATAAAAAACTTTCTAGAAATTACGTTATTAAGATAGCCAGTCACTGGGCACGAAAAGGTGTAACAACAGTTAAACAAGCAATGGATCTTGCTCGCAAAGAGTTTGAAGAAACTAAACAAAGTGCAACTGCTGCTAAAACGCGAACAAATAATAGACGTAATAAAGCAATTCGAACTGAAATTGTACCTGATTGGCTTCAACCGAATACAACGACTGAAGTACCAAAAGATTCAGTAGCAATGAATAGCACAAATGATTCTTCGATAGATGAAGAACGAAAACGACTAGAAAAAGAACTAGAAATGTTTAAAAATAAAAAGAAACGGTAA
- the mutM gene encoding DNA-formamidopyrimidine glycosylase: MPELPEVETVRRTLLDLVVGKTISAVIVSWGKIIKKPSEVEEFQILLKGQTVENINRRGKFLLFQLSDFTLVSHLRMEGKFRVFPTEEPVAPHTHVRFLFDDGTELRYQDVRKFGTMHLFNKGEESEGPPLAKLGPEPFSDEFTPEYMKEKLKNTNRKIKVVLLDQELVVGLGNIYVDEVLFRAMIHPETPASSLKPKQIKLLAETITETLKEAVNLGGSTIRSYVNSQGKIGTFQDIIKVYGRKGLECHNCGQPIEKITVGGRGTSFCPVCQPKKN; encoded by the coding sequence ATGCCTGAGTTACCGGAAGTCGAAACCGTTAGACGAACTTTATTGGACTTAGTAGTAGGAAAAACAATCTCGGCAGTAATCGTCTCATGGGGAAAAATCATTAAGAAACCTAGTGAAGTTGAAGAGTTTCAGATTTTACTAAAAGGTCAAACTGTAGAAAATATTAATCGTCGAGGTAAGTTTCTTCTTTTTCAATTAAGTGATTTCACACTTGTTTCTCATTTAAGAATGGAAGGGAAATTTCGAGTTTTCCCTACCGAAGAACCTGTAGCACCTCATACTCATGTGCGTTTTCTATTTGATGATGGCACGGAACTTCGATATCAAGATGTACGCAAATTCGGGACGATGCATTTGTTTAATAAAGGTGAAGAAAGTGAAGGGCCCCCACTTGCTAAGTTAGGGCCAGAGCCATTTTCGGATGAGTTTACTCCGGAGTACATGAAAGAAAAACTTAAAAATACAAATCGAAAAATTAAAGTCGTGTTATTAGATCAGGAATTGGTGGTCGGTTTAGGCAATATTTACGTTGATGAGGTTTTATTTAGGGCTATGATTCACCCGGAAACACCTGCATCATCTTTAAAACCAAAACAAATAAAATTACTTGCCGAAACAATAACAGAAACATTAAAAGAAGCTGTAAATTTAGGTGGAAGTACAATTCGTTCTTATGTAAATTCGCAAGGGAAAATAGGAACCTTTCAAGATATTATTAAAGTGTATGGCCGAAAAGGATTGGAATGTCATAATTGTGGCCAACCGATCGAGAAGATAACAGTGGGTGGCAGGGGTACTTCTTTTTGTCCGGTTTGTCAGCCTAAAAAAAATTAA